From Dehalococcoidia bacterium, the proteins below share one genomic window:
- a CDS encoding zinc-binding protein yields the protein MSFQDKSLQCSDCGATFTFSTQDQEFFQSKGYTNEPKRCNTCRDARKAERGTSNSGGYSGNSYSSGNSGSYAPRQMFPATCSDCGKATQVPFEPRNGKPVYCSDCYRKVKR from the coding sequence ATGAGTTTTCAGGACAAATCACTTCAGTGTTCCGATTGCGGAGCCACGTTCACTTTCAGCACTCAGGACCAGGAATTTTTCCAGTCCAAAGGCTACACCAATGAGCCCAAGCGCTGCAACACGTGTCGCGATGCCAGGAAAGCAGAACGCGGGACCAGCAACAGCGGCGGGTATAGCGGCAACAGCTACAGCAGCGGCAATAGCGGAAGCTACGCCCCCCGTCAAATGTTCCCGGCTACTTGCTCAGACTGCGGCAAAGCCACCCAGGTTCCCTTCGAACCTCGCAATGGCAAACCGGTCTATTGCAGCGACTGCTATCGCAAAGTAAAGCGCTAA
- a CDS encoding RNA-binding protein — MAGYSPRSATSYLYIGNLTLAVTEDELRLAFGVFGQVVSVSVMSDAYIGSQQPRAYAYVEMALKSQGEAAVHGLDGKMLGNRSVSVVEALPISHNKDEACHHSKYRRR, encoded by the coding sequence ATGGCGGGCTATTCACCGAGGTCGGCCACTTCATATCTCTATATCGGCAACCTGACCTTGGCCGTTACTGAAGATGAATTGCGCTTAGCCTTCGGAGTCTTCGGGCAGGTGGTATCCGTAAGCGTGATGAGCGACGCTTATATTGGCAGCCAGCAGCCCAGGGCTTACGCTTATGTTGAGATGGCGTTGAAGTCCCAGGGCGAAGCCGCTGTTCACGGACTCGACGGCAAAATGCTTGGCAACAGGTCCGTCAGCGTTGTCGAAGCTCTACCCATCTCACACAATAAGGATGAAGCCTGCCACCACAGCAAGTACCGCAGAAGGTAG